In a single window of the Agromyces sp. H17E-10 genome:
- a CDS encoding Hsp20/alpha crystallin family protein: MAMYWDPFREIDRLAESMRDATQGPRVMPIDLHRDGDHYVLAADLPGVDPGSVDVDVDGQLLTIRAERTLRSESGTEWLVRERPSGSFQRRITLGDGLDTTQISAHYDNGVLSVIIPISEMAKPRKIAVTSTPHADKQVTAK, encoded by the coding sequence ATGGCCATGTACTGGGATCCGTTCCGGGAGATCGACCGCCTCGCCGAGTCCATGCGCGACGCGACGCAGGGGCCGCGGGTGATGCCCATCGATCTGCACCGCGACGGAGATCACTACGTTCTGGCAGCCGACCTTCCCGGTGTCGATCCGGGGTCGGTCGACGTCGATGTCGACGGGCAGCTGCTGACGATCCGGGCGGAGCGCACCCTGCGTTCGGAGAGCGGCACCGAGTGGCTCGTTCGCGAGCGCCCGAGCGGGTCGTTCCAGCGTCGGATCACCCTGGGTGACGGGCTCGACACCACGCAGATCAGCGCCCACTACGACAACGGGGTGCTGAGCGTGATCATCCCGATCAGCGAGATGGCGAAGCCGCGCAAGATCGCGGTCACGTCGACGCCGCACGCCGACAAGCAAGTCACTGCGAAGTAG
- a CDS encoding nuclease-related domain-containing protein, protein MTSTAPVSLAARQPAASVITECLRAQSNATPRSAGARLFGRTPLSADSEPWYLGALGELEVARRLDALGPDWRVFHSVPIGRGSSDIDHVVIGPPGVFTINAKHHEGRDIWLGAKRLLVSGQRTDHLRNAGFEAKRASQRLSVAVRALVDVTPIIAIVGARKIIVRERPTTVVVLRERELVKWLGSRPATVPPGEIERLADAAARPSTWHEAPTLDVADVAAFERLRREVDGARGRRRWWAVGGLLAMFAALPIAAVAAWTSVMSALMP, encoded by the coding sequence ATGACTTCCACCGCGCCTGTCTCGCTCGCCGCACGTCAGCCCGCGGCATCCGTGATCACCGAGTGCCTTCGGGCGCAATCGAACGCAACGCCGCGATCGGCGGGAGCACGCCTGTTCGGACGCACCCCGCTGAGCGCGGACTCGGAGCCCTGGTACCTCGGTGCGCTCGGCGAGCTCGAGGTCGCCCGCCGGCTCGATGCGCTCGGGCCCGACTGGCGCGTGTTCCACTCGGTGCCGATCGGCCGCGGATCGAGTGACATCGACCACGTCGTGATCGGCCCGCCCGGCGTCTTCACGATCAATGCGAAGCACCACGAGGGCCGAGACATCTGGCTCGGCGCGAAGCGACTGCTCGTCAGCGGACAGCGCACCGATCACCTGCGCAACGCCGGCTTCGAGGCGAAGCGGGCATCGCAGCGGCTGTCGGTCGCGGTGCGCGCACTCGTCGATGTCACGCCGATCATCGCGATCGTCGGAGCCCGCAAGATCATCGTGCGCGAACGACCGACGACCGTCGTCGTGCTGCGCGAGCGCGAGTTGGTCAAGTGGCTGGGTTCGCGGCCGGCGACGGTTCCGCCCGGTGAGATCGAGCGGCTCGCGGATGCCGCGGCCCGACCGTCGACGTGGCATGAGGCGCCGACGCTCGACGTAGCCGATGTCGCCGCGTTCGAGCGGCTGCGGCGCGAGGTCGACGGCGCGCGCGGGCGTCGGCGGTGGTGGGCGGTCGGCGGCCTGCTCGCGATGTTTGCGGCGTTGCCCATCGCGGCGGTCGCGGCGTGGACGTCGGTGATGTCGGCGTTGATGCCCTGA
- a CDS encoding DUF1643 domain-containing protein — MDELIASPDIPAVDQEWIYEHAADGSARFVLGTVGSNPLVCFGINPSTAVPNAPDRTISRVSSFAAHNGFDSWTMLNVYPQIATDPKDLDRVYRPDLKAENDRQITRFIDGRPLTLLAAWGGLIESRPYLQPMLLDILQLTASAGCDWMSLGQPTKRGHPRHPLYMRGDTPLESFDTGRYLSSSPQP; from the coding sequence GTGGATGAGTTGATCGCAAGCCCTGACATCCCGGCAGTTGACCAAGAGTGGATTTACGAGCATGCTGCTGACGGTTCAGCGAGGTTCGTACTCGGAACCGTGGGCTCCAACCCGCTGGTCTGTTTCGGGATCAACCCCAGCACCGCGGTACCGAACGCGCCTGACCGCACCATCTCGCGGGTGAGCAGCTTCGCGGCGCACAACGGCTTTGACAGCTGGACGATGCTCAACGTGTACCCACAGATCGCGACGGACCCGAAGGACCTCGACCGGGTGTATCGCCCAGACCTCAAGGCTGAGAACGATCGCCAGATCACCAGATTCATCGACGGCCGGCCGCTGACTCTGCTGGCGGCATGGGGCGGGCTGATCGAATCCCGGCCCTATCTCCAGCCGATGCTCCTCGACATCCTTCAGCTGACGGCGTCCGCAGGCTGCGACTGGATGTCACTTGGACAACCCACGAAGCGTGGGCACCCTCGCCATCCTCTCTACATGCGAGGCGACACGCCACTTGAGTCCTTCGACACGGGCCGCTATCTCAGCAGCTCCCCGCAGCCGTAG
- a CDS encoding GIY-YIG nuclease family protein, whose amino-acid sequence MPRRGENLDIDEDAVNEAAEMLARRGEQIDVLRTSVPDLPGLYAFHADASVWLLLGLESSDGPLYVGKAERSLRSRDVRTHFEAGKTGSSTVRRSFAALLHDELSLRAIPRNPAKPAHFASFGLEPVSDARLSEWMHERLTLSWWASPANLPVRPFERAVIFRFQPPLNLTDVERPSPRLKAARAHLAREAAAWRPTDEAAALT is encoded by the coding sequence ATGCCGCGCAGGGGCGAGAATCTCGACATCGACGAAGACGCCGTGAACGAGGCAGCCGAGATGCTCGCGAGGCGGGGTGAACAAATCGACGTCCTACGCACATCCGTCCCCGACCTCCCAGGCCTGTACGCGTTCCACGCGGATGCCTCAGTGTGGCTCCTTCTCGGACTGGAATCGTCTGACGGCCCGCTCTATGTGGGCAAGGCAGAGCGAAGTCTCCGCTCCCGCGATGTGCGCACGCACTTCGAAGCCGGGAAGACCGGTTCATCGACTGTCCGTCGCTCGTTCGCCGCGCTCCTGCATGACGAGTTGAGCCTTCGCGCGATACCGCGAAACCCAGCGAAGCCCGCCCATTTCGCGAGCTTCGGCCTCGAGCCCGTGTCCGACGCTCGCTTGAGCGAGTGGATGCATGAGAGGTTGACCCTCTCGTGGTGGGCTTCCCCAGCGAATTTGCCGGTTCGACCGTTCGAACGCGCAGTTATCTTCCGCTTCCAGCCGCCGCTCAATCTGACCGACGTAGAACGGCCGTCCCCGCGTCTGAAGGCAGCTCGTGCGCACCTGGCTCGCGAAGCCGCGGCATGGCGCCCGACCGATGAGGCGGCCGCGCTCACGTAG
- a CDS encoding DMT family transporter translates to MTRRGLFLFIALGIAWGIPYLFIKVAVAELDPGMVVLARSALAAILLLPLARFRHEVGPVLRRWKPMLAYTLVEIVLPWYFLSSAEQSLPSSTAGLLLAAVPLAGVGIAFLMGRPARLSGTNWAGIALGMLGVAALVGLDVAGSDLFAVAQMAVVVVGYALGPAILARWMPDLPGIGIVAVSLGATAVMYVPFVLATGGVPTAWPSTQVIVAVVVLAVVCSALAFLLMVGLIAEIGPVKATTITYVNPAVAIIAGVVVLGERVTVWTIVGFALVLLGSYLVTRHRATPADPTTDVAPEVSDAPVSRGRGEL, encoded by the coding sequence GTGACTCGTCGTGGGCTGTTCCTCTTCATCGCGCTCGGCATCGCGTGGGGCATCCCATATCTGTTCATCAAGGTCGCCGTGGCAGAGCTCGACCCGGGCATGGTGGTGCTCGCGCGGTCGGCGCTCGCGGCGATCCTGCTGCTGCCGCTCGCGCGCTTCCGGCACGAGGTCGGGCCGGTGCTGCGGCGGTGGAAGCCGATGCTCGCGTACACCCTCGTCGAGATCGTGCTGCCGTGGTACTTCCTGAGCTCGGCCGAGCAGAGCCTGCCGAGCTCGACCGCCGGGCTGCTGCTCGCTGCGGTGCCGCTCGCGGGCGTGGGCATCGCGTTCCTCATGGGGCGGCCTGCGCGGCTCTCGGGCACCAACTGGGCCGGCATCGCGCTCGGCATGCTCGGTGTCGCTGCGCTCGTCGGGCTGGATGTCGCGGGGTCCGACCTGTTCGCCGTCGCCCAGATGGCCGTGGTCGTCGTCGGCTACGCGCTCGGCCCCGCGATCCTCGCGCGGTGGATGCCCGACCTACCCGGCATCGGCATCGTGGCCGTCTCGCTCGGCGCGACCGCCGTCATGTACGTCCCGTTCGTGCTCGCGACCGGCGGCGTGCCGACGGCGTGGCCGTCGACCCAGGTCATCGTCGCCGTCGTCGTGCTCGCCGTCGTCTGCAGCGCGCTCGCCTTCTTGCTCATGGTCGGCCTCATCGCCGAGATCGGCCCGGTCAAGGCGACCACGATCACCTACGTGAACCCGGCCGTGGCGATCATCGCCGGCGTCGTCGTGCTGGGGGAGCGCGTCACCGTCTGGACGATCGTCGGCTTCGCGCTCGTGCTGCTCGGGTCGTATCTCGTCACGCGGCATCGCGCGACCCCTGCCGACCCGACAACGGATGTCGCACCCGAAGTCTCGGATGCACCCGTATCCCGGGGTCGCGGTGAGCTCTGA
- a CDS encoding flavin reductase family protein, whose protein sequence is MTPSLQTDPATDTRGFMAIEPSILYFGTPVVLITTMNSDGTPNLAPISSAWALGHTLVLGVGSDGQTAANLRERPELVVNVPSPGMWEHVERLAPLTGRFPVPATKPTGMRFEADKFTAAGLTSMPSATVAPPRVTECPLHLEGAAVSITPGVAGGFVIVEVAVSMVHAASEIVVHGTNHIDPGAWSPLIYNFRHYFGLGGQLGHSYRSDTPASMHR, encoded by the coding sequence GTGACTCCTTCGCTCCAGACCGACCCAGCGACCGACACCCGCGGCTTCATGGCCATCGAGCCGAGCATCCTGTACTTCGGAACACCGGTCGTGCTGATCACGACCATGAACTCGGACGGAACGCCCAACCTCGCACCGATCTCATCAGCGTGGGCGCTCGGCCACACGCTCGTGCTCGGAGTCGGCTCCGACGGACAGACAGCCGCAAATCTCCGCGAGCGGCCCGAGCTCGTCGTGAACGTGCCATCGCCGGGAATGTGGGAGCACGTCGAACGGCTCGCACCACTGACCGGCCGTTTTCCGGTGCCGGCGACCAAGCCCACGGGCATGCGGTTCGAGGCTGACAAGTTCACTGCTGCAGGCCTGACGTCGATGCCGTCGGCGACGGTCGCTCCGCCGCGGGTGACCGAGTGCCCGCTGCACCTGGAGGGCGCCGCGGTCAGCATCACCCCGGGGGTCGCGGGAGGGTTCGTGATCGTCGAAGTCGCCGTGAGCATGGTGCACGCCGCATCCGAGATCGTGGTCCACGGAACGAACCACATCGACCCGGGCGCGTGGAGCCCCCTGATCTACAACTTCCGCCACTACTTCGGGCTCGGCGGACAGTTGGGCCACTCCTACCGTTCCGACACCCCTGCCTCCATGCACAGGTGA
- a CDS encoding FAD-binding oxidoreductase — translation MQKLEPGDDGYDDARRVWNAMVDRRPRYVIACASAEEVADAIRFARANDLEIGVRCGGHSIVGHAVPDGGVMIDLRPLGSVEVDAAARRARVQGGALLGALDRAAQAHGLATTAGNVSHTGVGGLALGGGMGWLARQRGLTCDNVVSFEVVTADGEILRVDRDSHPDLFWALRGGGGNFGVVTEFELALHPEPGDVLSVEYLYPVASGAEAMRRWRDESAAADRRATYNATISDGTLSLGFVWVGDPVDGEAAAAALATSLAEVDDGFERVIVPMTYLELQTREDDDEAHEWRRYWKGHYFSDLTDEVIDAVLARDGDELPNVSLQAYGGAIADVAPGETAFSRRDTAFEFVCASKWVDAFDDERRIAGARRYAAPLERFASGAYVNALADEGAAGVRRAYAPEHLARLTAVKDAYDPANVFHLNQNIVPSAEPSLSDRQA, via the coding sequence GTGCAGAAACTCGAACCAGGCGACGATGGCTACGACGACGCGCGACGCGTATGGAACGCGATGGTCGACCGCAGGCCCCGCTACGTCATCGCGTGCGCGAGCGCCGAGGAGGTCGCCGACGCGATCCGCTTCGCCCGCGCGAACGACCTCGAGATCGGCGTGCGTTGCGGAGGGCACAGCATCGTCGGCCACGCCGTGCCCGACGGCGGCGTGATGATCGACTTGCGACCGCTCGGTTCGGTCGAGGTGGATGCCGCGGCGCGACGAGCCCGGGTACAAGGCGGTGCGCTGCTGGGTGCGCTCGATCGCGCGGCGCAGGCGCACGGACTCGCGACGACCGCGGGCAACGTCTCGCACACCGGTGTCGGCGGGCTGGCGCTCGGCGGAGGGATGGGCTGGCTCGCCCGCCAGCGCGGACTCACGTGCGACAACGTCGTCTCGTTCGAGGTCGTGACCGCCGACGGAGAGATCCTCCGCGTCGACCGCGACTCGCACCCCGACTTGTTCTGGGCGCTCCGCGGGGGCGGCGGCAACTTCGGGGTGGTCACGGAGTTCGAGCTCGCCCTGCACCCCGAGCCGGGCGACGTGCTCTCGGTCGAGTACCTCTACCCCGTGGCATCCGGTGCCGAAGCCATGCGCCGCTGGCGCGACGAGAGCGCCGCGGCCGACCGTCGCGCGACCTACAACGCGACGATCTCCGACGGCACGCTGTCGCTCGGATTCGTCTGGGTCGGCGACCCGGTCGACGGTGAGGCCGCTGCGGCCGCGCTCGCGACGAGCCTCGCCGAGGTCGACGACGGCTTCGAGCGCGTGATCGTGCCGATGACGTACCTCGAGCTGCAGACCCGCGAAGACGACGACGAGGCGCACGAGTGGCGCCGGTACTGGAAGGGCCACTACTTCAGCGATCTCACTGACGAGGTGATCGACGCGGTGCTCGCGCGCGACGGCGACGAGTTGCCGAACGTGAGCCTGCAGGCGTACGGCGGGGCGATCGCGGATGTCGCTCCGGGGGAGACGGCGTTCTCGCGGCGCGACACGGCGTTCGAGTTCGTGTGCGCATCGAAGTGGGTCGACGCTTTTGATGATGAGCGCCGGATCGCGGGCGCACGTCGGTATGCCGCGCCGCTCGAGCGGTTCGCGAGTGGCGCGTACGTCAACGCGCTCGCCGACGAAGGAGCCGCGGGCGTGCGGCGCGCGTACGCGCCCGAGCACCTCGCGCGGCTCACGGCGGTGAAGGATGCGTACGACCCGGCGAACGTGTTCCATCTGAATCAGAACATCGTGCCGTCGGCTGAGCCCAGCCTCTCTGACCGTCAGGCATGA
- a CDS encoding GIY-YIG nuclease family protein yields MNDEYYGRVYGLTDSDRHTYGAEDMQELVSILSALDRESGVEQDSPWRSGRVWERAMTAPRRRMRGLLATGVPREPGVLVFFEDGRPVYVGTGAGKTGLRGRMRQHLATGTDLSSSTLRASVAVDVLGISRWTARQRPSVLLQSMVDEVNEVMAELEVAWIICSDADESRSLKDALWSEYKPEYNIL; encoded by the coding sequence GTGAACGACGAGTACTACGGGCGGGTCTACGGGCTCACCGACAGCGACCGGCATACCTACGGGGCTGAAGACATGCAGGAGCTCGTCAGCATCCTCTCGGCACTCGATCGCGAGAGCGGTGTCGAGCAGGATTCGCCGTGGCGCAGCGGCCGCGTCTGGGAGCGCGCGATGACCGCTCCTCGCCGGCGGATGCGTGGTCTTCTCGCGACCGGCGTGCCCCGTGAACCCGGTGTTCTCGTGTTCTTCGAAGACGGTCGACCGGTCTACGTGGGCACCGGTGCAGGAAAGACCGGGCTCCGTGGGCGAATGCGCCAACACCTGGCGACGGGTACCGACCTCAGTTCCAGCACACTCCGCGCGAGCGTCGCCGTCGACGTCCTCGGCATCAGTCGGTGGACTGCGCGTCAGCGGCCGAGCGTGCTGCTCCAGTCGATGGTCGATGAGGTGAACGAGGTCATGGCCGAGCTCGAGGTCGCGTGGATCATCTGCAGCGATGCCGACGAGAGCAGGTCTCTGAAGGACGCACTCTGGTCGGAGTACAAGCCGGAGTACAACATCCTCTGA
- a CDS encoding O-methyltransferase yields the protein MPFSTPGDWRRVDGFLARTLVADDPTLTRALADAAAAGLPAIEVTPLAGKLLNLLARMSGARRVLEVGTLGGYSTIWLARGIRPDGRVVTLELEPRHAEVARANFERARVSEQVEIVVGRAADSLPLIAERGDEPFDLVFIDADKESNPIYLDWAIRLGRPGTVIVVDNVVRAGEVADPDNDDSMVVGARQAVEMLASDPRVDATALQTVGAKGWDGFAIAVVV from the coding sequence ATGCCATTCTCCACACCCGGCGACTGGCGGCGCGTCGACGGCTTTCTCGCGCGCACCCTCGTCGCCGATGATCCGACGTTGACAAGAGCGCTGGCGGACGCCGCGGCGGCCGGGCTTCCCGCGATCGAGGTCACACCGCTCGCCGGCAAGCTGCTGAACCTGCTCGCCCGCATGTCTGGTGCGAGGCGGGTGCTCGAGGTGGGCACGCTCGGCGGATATTCGACGATCTGGCTCGCCCGCGGCATCCGGCCCGACGGGCGCGTGGTGACCCTCGAACTCGAACCGCGCCACGCCGAGGTCGCGCGCGCGAACTTCGAGCGCGCCAGGGTCTCGGAGCAGGTCGAGATCGTCGTCGGTCGGGCCGCCGACTCGCTGCCGCTGATCGCCGAGCGCGGCGACGAGCCGTTCGACCTGGTGTTCATCGACGCCGACAAGGAGTCGAACCCGATCTACCTCGACTGGGCGATTCGGCTCGGGCGGCCGGGAACGGTGATCGTCGTCGACAACGTCGTGCGGGCGGGCGAGGTCGCCGACCCCGACAACGACGATTCGATGGTGGTCGGGGCGCGGCAGGCTGTCGAGATGCTCGCGTCTGATCCGAGGGTGGATGCCACGGCGCTGCAGACCGTCGGGGCGAAGGGGTGGGACGGGTTCGCGATCGCGGTCGTCGTGTAG
- a CDS encoding TM2 domain-containing protein, which produces MPTYGAPNADVDYREGPKSFVATWLLAWLVGLWGIDRFYLGKVGTGLAKLFTLGGLGIWWLVDLILVLTGAQRDQQGYRLQGYQQHKKIAWIVTGAVVALGLVINIITGAVGAATRSISPEPQPFVAASPTPAPAPETAVPAEPSPTQAPPAAVDAAAFKTEANSHLDDMEKDLDDMIVTLDEDGFWRLLSNSGELAFNIGQLEALDIPTNVEPAYSDGLTAMTATLDAFADPISNEDDAALRGLIDQMRGQITAQRGIVDTAV; this is translated from the coding sequence ATGCCGACGTACGGCGCGCCGAATGCCGACGTCGACTACCGGGAGGGCCCGAAGTCGTTCGTCGCGACTTGGCTGCTGGCGTGGCTCGTCGGGCTCTGGGGCATCGACCGCTTCTACCTCGGCAAGGTCGGCACCGGCCTCGCCAAGCTCTTCACCCTTGGCGGCCTCGGCATCTGGTGGCTGGTCGACCTCATCCTCGTGCTCACGGGGGCGCAGCGCGACCAGCAGGGATACCGGCTGCAGGGCTACCAGCAGCACAAGAAGATCGCGTGGATCGTCACCGGCGCCGTCGTCGCACTCGGCCTCGTGATCAACATCATCACTGGAGCGGTCGGAGCGGCCACACGCTCGATCTCCCCTGAGCCGCAACCGTTCGTCGCGGCATCCCCGACACCGGCGCCCGCGCCGGAGACCGCGGTGCCCGCCGAACCCTCGCCGACGCAGGCGCCGCCGGCCGCCGTCGATGCGGCGGCGTTCAAGACCGAAGCGAACTCGCACCTCGACGACATGGAGAAGGACCTCGACGACATGATCGTCACCCTCGACGAGGACGGGTTCTGGCGGCTGCTCTCGAATTCGGGTGAGCTCGCGTTCAACATCGGGCAGCTCGAGGCGCTCGACATCCCGACGAACGTCGAGCCGGCCTACTCCGACGGGCTCACCGCGATGACCGCCACGCTCGACGCGTTCGCCGACCCGATCTCGAATGAGGACGACGCTGCGTTGCGCGGGCTCATCGATCAGATGCGCGGGCAGATCACGGCGCAGCGGGGGATCGTCGACACGGCGGTCTGA
- a CDS encoding helix-turn-helix domain-containing protein → MSTPTDTPRGARKAQTYLPEADAREEILDFAELMRELEVFLAQNSSKAALVDPEGKARPIPDEIFRILDQVTNALAAGEGITIVPQGMTMTTQQAADFLGISRPTLVRLLEAGDIPFDKPGRHRRVRLEDLVAYQANFRAERRAALRELQRASVDAKVRVGRPDDVKRLAELDPE, encoded by the coding sequence ATGAGCACCCCGACCGACACGCCACGCGGTGCCCGAAAGGCACAGACCTACCTCCCCGAAGCGGATGCTCGCGAGGAGATTCTCGATTTCGCAGAGCTGATGCGCGAGCTCGAGGTCTTCCTGGCGCAGAACTCGTCCAAGGCTGCGCTCGTCGACCCCGAGGGCAAGGCTCGTCCGATCCCCGACGAGATCTTCCGCATCCTCGATCAGGTGACCAATGCCCTTGCCGCGGGCGAGGGCATCACGATCGTGCCTCAGGGCATGACCATGACGACGCAGCAGGCGGCAGACTTTCTCGGCATCAGTCGCCCGACGCTCGTTCGTCTGCTCGAGGCCGGCGACATCCCGTTCGACAAGCCAGGTCGCCATCGTCGTGTGCGGTTGGAAGACCTGGTCGCCTACCAGGCGAACTTCCGGGCCGAACGGCGTGCCGCACTGCGTGAACTCCAGCGAGCCAGTGTCGATGCGAAGGTCAGGGTCGGAAGGCCTGACGACGTGAAGCGCCTCGCGGAGCTGGATCCTGAGTGA
- a CDS encoding PIN domain-containing protein — protein MSFPAFFDTNVLYGALLNDFILELADRGLFRPLWSQDVLFELAKNLVKNGEDPSLVEKRVGTMELYFADAMVSGYEDLVPTMTNDAKDRHVLAAAVRGGAEVLVTFNTRDFPAASVDPFDLGVVHPDEFLLDQLDLYHAPTLRALVELVEGYDSPAMTVDDFLLALARAGVPKFADAARAKLY, from the coding sequence GTGAGCTTTCCGGCGTTCTTCGATACCAACGTGCTCTACGGGGCGCTGCTCAACGACTTCATCCTCGAACTCGCTGACCGCGGCTTGTTCCGGCCCCTGTGGTCTCAGGACGTCCTCTTCGAGCTGGCGAAGAACCTGGTCAAGAACGGCGAGGACCCGTCGCTCGTCGAGAAGCGTGTCGGCACGATGGAGCTCTACTTCGCCGACGCGATGGTCAGCGGCTATGAAGATCTGGTGCCGACGATGACGAACGACGCGAAGGATCGACACGTCCTCGCGGCCGCCGTCCGCGGAGGCGCAGAGGTGCTGGTGACCTTCAACACGAGGGACTTTCCGGCCGCTTCCGTCGATCCGTTCGATCTCGGGGTAGTCCACCCCGACGAATTCCTTCTCGACCAGCTCGACCTGTACCACGCGCCAACGCTGCGCGCCCTGGTCGAACTCGTCGAAGGATACGACTCTCCGGCGATGACCGTCGACGACTTCCTGCTGGCCCTGGCCCGTGCCGGGGTACCGAAGTTCGCCGACGCGGCTCGGGCGAAGCTCTACTGA
- a CDS encoding Ltp family lipoprotein, with product MSEPTIPPIPNPPQGESAQPPSATPVSPLPEQSAPPAPPEPPQPYGAAAAPAAPTDAPEGPKSFVATWLLSWLVGFWGIDRFYLGKVGTGLAKLFTLGGLGIWWLVDLILVLTGAQRDQQGFRLQGYQQHKKIAWIVTGAVVALGLVINIITGATGAARVASSSNDRPAAVVEASEDAATDASQEEAEPAPEPVMVAVPTGLVGMTAADAAGALEAVGLIAVYDGEATAKVLSISPAAAEVEPGSTITLTVEQPPAMSMGQQQAVGKAESYLGFMAFSRTGLIEQLEYEGFSNADATFAVDHIAPDWNAQAAAKAKSYLDTMSFSREGLIEQLVYEGFTQEQAEHGASANGY from the coding sequence ATGTCCGAACCCACCATCCCTCCGATCCCGAACCCGCCGCAGGGCGAGTCCGCGCAGCCGCCGAGCGCTACGCCGGTGTCTCCGCTGCCCGAGCAGTCCGCGCCGCCCGCCCCGCCCGAACCGCCGCAGCCCTACGGCGCGGCAGCCGCTCCGGCCGCACCCACCGACGCCCCTGAGGGCCCGAAGTCGTTCGTCGCGACCTGGCTGCTGTCGTGGCTCGTCGGATTCTGGGGCATCGATCGCTTCTACCTGGGCAAGGTCGGCACCGGCCTCGCGAAGCTCTTCACCCTCGGCGGCCTCGGCATCTGGTGGCTCGTCGACCTGATCCTGGTGCTCACGGGTGCGCAGCGCGACCAGCAGGGATTCCGGCTGCAGGGCTACCAGCAGCACAAGAAGATCGCGTGGATCGTCACCGGCGCCGTCGTCGCACTCGGCCTCGTGATCAACATCATCACGGGAGCCACGGGCGCAGCCCGCGTCGCGTCGAGCAGCAATGATCGTCCGGCGGCGGTGGTCGAGGCATCCGAGGATGCCGCGACCGACGCATCGCAGGAGGAAGCCGAGCCCGCCCCCGAACCGGTGATGGTCGCCGTTCCGACGGGGCTCGTCGGCATGACCGCCGCCGACGCGGCCGGTGCGCTCGAAGCCGTCGGGCTGATCGCCGTCTACGACGGCGAGGCCACCGCGAAGGTGCTGTCGATCAGCCCTGCGGCCGCCGAGGTCGAGCCGGGCTCGACGATCACGCTCACCGTCGAGCAGCCGCCGGCGATGAGCATGGGGCAGCAGCAGGCCGTCGGCAAGGCGGAGTCGTACCTCGGGTTCATGGCGTTCTCGCGCACCGGGCTCATCGAACAGCTCGAGTACGAGGGCTTCTCGAACGCCGACGCGACGTTCGCGGTCGATCACATCGCTCCCGACTGGAACGCGCAGGCCGCCGCGAAGGCCAAGAGCTACCTCGACACCATGTCGTTCTCGCGCGAGGGCCTGATCGAGCAGCTCGTCTACGAGGGCTTCACGCAGGAGCAGGCCGAGCACGGGGCGAGCGCGAACGGGTACTGA